In the genome of Quercus robur chromosome 3, dhQueRobu3.1, whole genome shotgun sequence, one region contains:
- the LOC126718571 gene encoding uncharacterized protein LOC126718571 yields the protein MDVVRSLDLLCRRVEEATPAMRLLNDLLNIHDGFDDEGWLKECKKHMVDTIQERIYLAFLFQQEMKLTRYASKTHFICPMALVELHDSHNRHVSCRAQGSFVTTPPSLFSLNMWILGFSLNSMILGFSVNSMVPFQSLISSVNQVHRTSWFALWLPVDLFLKDAIDKSQEAATSAVEIFTGRSQSLYISASVLIYLEWIIL from the exons ATGGATGTTGTAAGAAGTCTTGATCTGTTATGCAGAAGGGTTGAG GAGGCTACTCCTGCCATGAGACTGCTCAATGATCTTTTGAATATACATGATGGGTTTGATGATGAAGGATGGCTGAAGGAATGCAAAAAACACATGGTTGACACTATCCAAGAGAGGATCTATTTAGCATTCTTGTTCCAGCAGGAAATGAAATTAACAAGGTATGCTTCAAAAACACACTTTATATGTCCTATGGCTTTAGTTGAACTACATGATAGCCACAATAGGCATGTTTCTTGTAGAGCTCAAGGATCTTTTGTAACAAcccccccctctctcttttctttgaaTATGTGGATTTTAGGCTTTAGTCTCAACTCTATGATTTTAGGTTTTAGTGTCAACTCTATGGTGCCTTTTCAGTCTTTGATATCTTCTGTAAATCAAGTTCATAGGACTAGTTGGTTTGCACTTTGGCTCCCTgttgatttgtttttaaaagatgCCATAGATAAATCACAGGAGGCGGCAACTAGTGCTGTTGAAATTTTTACTGGTAGGAGTCAATCCTTGTATATCAGTGCTTCAGTCTTGATTTACCTGGAGTGGATTATACTTTAG